A stretch of Lactiplantibacillus brownii DNA encodes these proteins:
- a CDS encoding LacI family DNA-binding transcriptional regulator yields the protein MATLNDVAQRANVSKMTVSRTINHPEQVRPELRATIFQVMHELNYQPNAAARALVSRCTRVVKLTIFEDMDTTEPYYMMLLAGIANELNRHQYALQLATKNSYEVGECDGYILTGIRDENYAWVRQLQQPVVFFGRNLQGYDYVDTDNYQAIRDSTTYALQRGYLHLIFIGIDADKPFELDRERGFRDLMAQHGLAATVVRLANHGHVATDYINQHWSEFEPNTAFICASDRLAIGIEDGILLQGGRVPADFGVIGFDGMLLNQVASKRLTTMKQPLEAMGQAAAKLLLTKIKQPQPAQEKIIIKSNLSVAESTR from the coding sequence ATGGCAACATTAAATGATGTCGCCCAACGTGCGAATGTGTCAAAGATGACCGTGTCACGGACGATTAATCATCCGGAACAAGTTCGCCCTGAATTGCGGGCAACGATTTTTCAAGTGATGCATGAGTTGAATTATCAACCTAATGCGGCTGCCCGGGCCTTAGTGAGCCGTTGTACGCGGGTCGTTAAACTGACAATTTTCGAAGATATGGACACGACTGAACCGTACTATATGATGCTGTTAGCTGGCATTGCCAACGAACTGAATCGACATCAATATGCGCTGCAATTGGCGACCAAGAATAGTTATGAAGTCGGTGAATGTGACGGCTATATTTTAACGGGAATTCGTGATGAAAATTATGCTTGGGTTCGTCAGCTGCAACAGCCAGTCGTTTTCTTCGGTCGTAATTTGCAAGGGTATGACTATGTGGACACGGATAATTATCAGGCGATTCGTGATAGCACCACGTACGCGTTGCAACGCGGTTACCTGCATTTGATCTTTATTGGGATTGATGCGGATAAACCGTTTGAGTTGGATCGTGAACGCGGCTTTCGTGACTTGATGGCCCAACATGGTTTAGCAGCGACCGTCGTGCGATTAGCGAATCACGGTCATGTTGCGACCGATTATATTAACCAACACTGGTCGGAATTTGAGCCGAATACGGCTTTTATTTGCGCGAGCGATCGGTTAGCAATTGGAATTGAAGACGGGATTCTGTTACAAGGTGGGCGCGTGCCCGCTGACTTTGGGGTGATCGGGTTCGATGGCATGCTATTGAATCAAGTCGCGTCAAAACGGTTGACGACGATGAAACAACCACTGGAAGCTATGGGGCAAGCTGCAGCTAAATTACTGCTCACTAAGATCAAACAGCCTCAGCCAGCACAAGAAAAAATAATTATTAAGTCAAATTTGTCGGTCGCGGAATCGACACGGTAA